One Virgibacillus proomii DNA window includes the following coding sequences:
- a CDS encoding L-cystine transporter yields the protein MDTLFVIINIIVLLALIGLLIWMQRKHFSFTKRVFTGLGAGIVLGAALQWAYGAGSDILLKTTDWYSIVGSGYVRFLMMIVIPLVLVSIIQSIINLEKTAELGKMASWIIGILISTTMIAALVGIGTATVFDLSAEEIEAGQAENDQGAMLETKLTEEVESQTAAQKIVNFIPSNIFLDMTGERSTSVIAVVIFSIIVGIAVLGVRRKNPEQAEMFTKIINSLYAVVMRIVTLILRLTPYGILALMANTVASTDFAGIVELGKFVIASYVALITMFIIHLLLVGLFGLSPWMYLRKAISVLGFAFTSRSSAGTIPLNIQAQQHSLGVDQGIANMSASFGATMGQNGCAGVYPAMLAVMIAPTIGIDPLSPAFIVQLVLIIGISSFGIAGVGGGATFAALIVLSSMNMPVALAGLLISIEAFIDMGRTALNVNGSMVTGTITARILKKLNLKTYQDKTAIQESTQL from the coding sequence ATGGATACGCTTTTTGTGATTATTAACATTATTGTGTTACTAGCACTTATCGGTTTACTTATTTGGATGCAAAGAAAGCATTTTTCATTTACTAAACGTGTATTCACTGGACTAGGTGCAGGAATTGTATTAGGTGCGGCTCTGCAATGGGCTTATGGCGCTGGATCTGATATTTTATTAAAAACAACCGATTGGTACAGTATTGTTGGAAGCGGCTATGTTCGTTTTCTGATGATGATTGTTATTCCACTTGTACTCGTATCGATTATTCAGTCAATTATTAACTTGGAAAAAACAGCAGAGTTAGGAAAAATGGCTAGCTGGATCATTGGAATTCTTATTTCAACAACGATGATTGCAGCTTTAGTTGGGATCGGAACAGCTACTGTCTTTGATTTAAGTGCTGAAGAAATTGAAGCAGGGCAGGCAGAGAATGATCAAGGGGCAATGCTTGAGACAAAATTAACAGAAGAAGTAGAAAGTCAAACAGCTGCTCAAAAGATTGTCAACTTTATTCCGTCTAATATCTTTTTAGATATGACTGGAGAACGTTCTACTTCGGTTATTGCTGTTGTTATCTTTTCGATTATTGTCGGTATTGCAGTACTAGGAGTAAGAAGGAAAAACCCAGAACAAGCGGAAATGTTTACAAAAATTATTAATTCATTGTACGCTGTAGTAATGCGAATTGTAACTCTAATTCTTCGTTTAACTCCATATGGAATATTGGCATTGATGGCAAATACAGTAGCTAGTACAGATTTTGCAGGAATTGTAGAGCTTGGTAAGTTCGTTATAGCTTCTTACGTTGCATTAATCACTATGTTTATTATCCATCTCCTTCTTGTTGGTTTGTTTGGCTTGAGTCCATGGATGTATTTACGTAAGGCTATTTCGGTATTAGGTTTTGCCTTTACTTCGCGTTCAAGTGCGGGTACAATTCCATTAAATATCCAAGCTCAACAGCATTCTTTAGGAGTGGATCAAGGAATAGCAAATATGTCTGCTTCCTTTGGGGCTACGATGGGGCAAAATGGGTGTGCGGGTGTATATCCGGCGATGCTTGCTGTCATGATTGCACCTACCATTGGTATTGACCCCTTATCACCGGCGTTTATTGTCCAGCTTGTGTTAATTATCGGTATTAGTTCGTTTGGAATTGCCGGTGTTGGCGGTGGTGCAACATTTGCAGCGCTGATTGTTTTATCATCGATGAATATGCCTGTCGCTTTAGCCGGATTATTAATCTCTATTGAAGCGTTTATTGATATGGGACGTACAGCGCTAAATGTAAATGGATCTATGGTTACCGGTACAATAACAGCTCGCATATTAAAAAAATTAAATTTAAAAACATATCAGGATAAAACAGCGATTCAAGAATCAACGCAATTATAA
- a CDS encoding DNA ligase D encodes MDVMKPISSSEIPLGNEWLYEVKYDGYRCILRWSKDNLQLLSKNKTDLTDKFPEIIEYCKSQQAQLQQHLPLTIDGELVVLNNSYQANFSWIQKRARMHHMDSIQAAAMKRPASFMAFDLILFQGKPMTNQTLEQRKTLLQQVFAQINTDKLCYVTHSFNAEELWNTVYTYLGEGIVAKRKKSTYKQGRSHQDWFKIKNWREISGVLTTFDESNHYFHVAVFKNDETIGIGKCKHGLNQETFQALQQLFKTEGKKQHNLYHLPPAICASIYSLDLYEQELREPEFKELLPDALVKDMTWEQLQLSLAMLPESVELANTDKLFWPAPNYTKGDLIVYIREIAPYILPFLQERALTIIRAPEGVEGETFFQKHLPDYAPAFIPRRSVQEGKSLILCENIEALVWYANHGTIEFHTPFQTMNTSTPEEIVFDLDPPNRDSFYLAIKAANLLKHLLDELSLKSFVKTSGNKGLQVYIPIPSGSMSYEQTAVFTKAIAWTMESAYPNLFTTERMKRKRGDRLYIDFVQHGKGKTIIAPYSPRKTPEGTVATPLFWHEVTDELSPLNFTIKNVLELINKRSCPMQFYQDVKEKQQLDPVLTFLQNRTN; translated from the coding sequence ATGGACGTAATGAAACCGATTTCCAGTTCTGAAATTCCCTTGGGGAACGAGTGGTTATATGAAGTTAAATATGATGGCTACCGATGCATCTTACGTTGGTCCAAAGATAATCTGCAATTACTTAGTAAAAACAAAACGGATTTAACTGATAAATTTCCCGAAATCATAGAATATTGTAAATCACAACAAGCCCAACTGCAACAGCATCTGCCTTTAACCATTGACGGTGAATTAGTCGTATTAAATAATTCTTATCAAGCTAATTTTTCCTGGATACAAAAGCGTGCAAGAATGCATCATATGGATTCCATTCAAGCAGCGGCAATGAAGCGGCCAGCTAGCTTTATGGCATTTGATTTAATCTTGTTTCAGGGGAAGCCAATGACAAATCAAACACTCGAACAACGAAAAACTCTATTACAACAAGTTTTTGCACAAATAAATACGGATAAACTTTGCTATGTCACTCACTCTTTTAATGCAGAGGAGTTATGGAATACGGTTTATACTTATCTAGGTGAAGGGATTGTTGCAAAACGAAAGAAAAGTACATACAAACAGGGAAGAAGTCATCAGGATTGGTTTAAAATAAAAAACTGGCGAGAAATATCCGGAGTTTTAACGACTTTTGATGAAAGTAATCACTATTTTCATGTGGCTGTATTTAAAAATGATGAAACAATTGGAATCGGAAAATGTAAGCATGGTCTAAATCAGGAAACATTTCAAGCACTACAACAGCTGTTTAAAACGGAAGGAAAAAAGCAACATAACCTCTATCATTTACCACCTGCCATTTGTGCATCAATATATAGTCTTGATTTATACGAGCAAGAGCTGCGCGAACCGGAGTTTAAAGAATTGCTTCCAGACGCCTTAGTAAAAGATATGACCTGGGAGCAGTTACAGTTATCACTCGCAATGCTTCCAGAATCTGTAGAATTAGCAAATACCGACAAGCTGTTCTGGCCTGCCCCAAATTATACAAAAGGAGATTTAATCGTCTACATTAGGGAAATCGCGCCTTATATCCTTCCCTTTTTACAAGAACGTGCCCTCACTATTATCCGTGCCCCTGAAGGAGTAGAGGGTGAGACTTTTTTTCAAAAGCATTTACCTGATTATGCACCTGCATTTATACCAAGACGTTCTGTTCAGGAAGGAAAAAGCCTTATTCTCTGTGAAAATATCGAAGCACTAGTATGGTATGCCAATCATGGTACGATTGAATTTCACACCCCTTTTCAAACAATGAACACTAGCACCCCGGAAGAGATTGTATTTGATTTAGACCCGCCCAATCGAGATAGCTTTTATTTGGCAATCAAAGCTGCTAATTTGCTAAAGCATTTACTAGATGAACTGAGTCTCAAATCATTTGTAAAAACTTCTGGAAATAAAGGGCTCCAAGTATATATTCCAATTCCATCGGGAAGTATGAGCTATGAACAAACTGCTGTATTTACAAAAGCAATCGCATGGACAATGGAAAGTGCATATCCTAATTTATTTACAACCGAGCGAATGAAACGTAAGCGTGGAGACCGACTATACATTGATTTTGTCCAACATGGAAAAGGGAAAACGATTATTGCTCCCTATTCGCCGCGAAAAACTCCAGAAGGTACTGTTGCTACACCTCTATTTTGGCATGAAGTAACAGATGAATTATCTCCTCTGAATTTTACAATAAAAAATGTGCTGGAGCTCATTAACAAAAGAAGTTGTCCCATGCAATTTTATCAAGACGTAAAGGAAAAACAGCAGCTTGATCCTGTTTTAACCTTTCTGCAAAATCGTACCAATTAA
- a CDS encoding non-homologous end joining protein Ku, producing the protein MHTMWKGTISFGLVNIPVKMHAATENKDIKLRQLHKECQSPIEYERKCPVCERPVENNEIVKAYEYAKNKFVVLDDEELQALRQEQGDKAVEIIDFVQLKEIDPIYYEKSYYLSPNEGGSKAYGLLRSALLDTGKIGIAKMMIRSKEQLAVIRVYKNTLVVETIHYPDEVRNVSDVPNVPKEIEMNKQELDTAKMLIDQLTTEFNPEKYQDEYRRSLLHLIEQKKQQDQTATAKDKPATGVATNLMDALQASLERAKQDQPKANQPQQLKQPKKVKKKKIETS; encoded by the coding sequence GTGCATACGATGTGGAAAGGAACGATAAGTTTTGGGTTAGTCAATATACCTGTAAAAATGCATGCTGCCACAGAAAATAAAGATATTAAACTAAGGCAATTGCATAAAGAATGTCAGTCACCAATTGAATATGAGCGGAAATGCCCGGTTTGTGAACGTCCAGTCGAAAATAATGAAATTGTTAAAGCATATGAATATGCAAAAAATAAGTTTGTTGTATTAGATGATGAGGAATTACAAGCTTTAAGACAGGAGCAGGGAGATAAAGCAGTTGAAATCATTGACTTTGTTCAACTTAAAGAAATTGACCCGATTTATTATGAAAAAAGCTATTACCTTTCTCCAAATGAAGGAGGGAGCAAAGCATACGGTCTTTTACGAAGTGCTTTACTGGACACAGGAAAAATAGGAATTGCTAAAATGATGATTCGTTCAAAAGAACAGCTTGCTGTAATCCGTGTGTACAAGAATACACTAGTCGTAGAAACCATTCATTATCCGGATGAAGTTCGCAATGTAAGCGATGTCCCTAATGTTCCTAAAGAGATTGAGATGAATAAACAGGAACTAGATACGGCAAAAATGCTAATTGATCAGTTAACAACTGAATTTAATCCGGAAAAATATCAAGATGAATATCGTAGATCGCTGCTTCATTTGATTGAACAAAAGAAACAGCAGGATCAAACGGCAACCGCAAAGGATAAACCTGCAACTGGTGTCGCAACAAATTTAATGGATGCTTTACAAGCTTCTTTAGAACGAGCAAAGCAGGATCAGCCAAAGGCAAACCAACCTCAACAATTAAAGCAACCAAAAAAAGTAAAAAAGAAAAAAATAGAAACTTCTTAA
- a CDS encoding potassium channel family protein, with translation MIFFKQLFVKVIKLNNWFLSLATLALVLGSGYFIYFLEPDTFSSPFEGLWWTMTTVTTVGYGDISPTTASGKLFAIFLFVIGIGLMTIFIGKVIDFLSVRKRLKEEGKLKITTEGHIILINWTKKAKIALDEILHTFNNISIVIIDEKLKKTPILHEQVEFVHGNPANRDVLLQANLLKSKSIMIFAPEDLVATSQADGQTLLIATTLEGMGKEFKQNMYTICEVLESTHIPAFKHANVEEFITANDTAAHLAARSILFNGSSEIIRQLTSHQGYDLYSIRKKEDWKTYEQARADLAAQGAILISNRNDFSIINHLKDPIPEDAALFIICDEEVYTKIIAQAVLS, from the coding sequence ATGATATTTTTTAAGCAATTATTTGTTAAAGTTATTAAGCTTAATAATTGGTTTTTATCATTGGCGACGTTGGCATTGGTTCTTGGAAGCGGTTATTTTATTTATTTTTTAGAGCCAGATACGTTTTCCAGTCCTTTTGAAGGGCTTTGGTGGACAATGACTACTGTAACAACGGTAGGCTATGGTGATATTTCCCCAACGACTGCCAGCGGTAAGCTGTTTGCCATATTTTTATTTGTTATCGGAATCGGATTAATGACGATTTTTATTGGGAAAGTTATTGATTTTCTCAGTGTACGCAAGCGATTAAAGGAGGAAGGAAAATTGAAGATCACGACGGAAGGTCATATTATTTTAATTAATTGGACCAAGAAAGCAAAAATCGCTTTAGACGAAATTTTGCATACGTTTAATAATATATCAATAGTGATTATTGATGAAAAGCTAAAAAAGACGCCGATTCTACATGAACAAGTTGAATTTGTACATGGTAATCCTGCAAATCGAGATGTTTTGTTACAAGCAAATTTGTTGAAAAGTAAATCTATTATGATTTTTGCCCCAGAGGATCTTGTCGCTACCTCTCAAGCAGATGGTCAAACATTATTAATCGCTACAACGCTTGAAGGCATGGGGAAGGAATTTAAGCAAAATATGTATACGATATGCGAAGTTTTGGAGTCTACGCATATTCCCGCTTTTAAACATGCTAACGTCGAAGAATTTATTACAGCGAATGATACCGCAGCACATCTGGCAGCCCGCTCCATTTTATTTAATGGTTCTAGTGAAATTATTAGGCAATTAACGAGCCATCAGGGCTATGATCTTTACTCAATCCGGAAAAAGGAAGATTGGAAAACATATGAACAAGCTCGTGCAGATTTAGCTGCACAGGGTGCTATACTGATTTCCAATCGAAATGACTTTTCTATTATCAATCATTTAAAAGACCCAATTCCTGAAGATGCAGCGTTATTTATCATCTGTGATGAGGAAGTTTACACAAAAATTATAGCTCAAGCAGTACTCTCTTAA